Proteins from a genomic interval of Xylocopa sonorina isolate GNS202 chromosome 6, iyXylSono1_principal, whole genome shotgun sequence:
- the Msn gene encoding serine/threonine-protein kinase msn isoform X5, with product MAHNLAPSVNCSLDDIDLNALKEPAGIFELIEVVGNGTYGQVYKGRHTKTGQLAAIKVMDVTEDEEEEIKLEINVLKRYSNHRNIATYYGAFVKKSSPGKDDQLWLVMEYCGAGSVTDLVKSTKGQSLKEEWIAYISREILRGLSYLHSNKVIHRDIKGQNVLLTDNAEVKLVDFGVSAQLDRTIGRRNTFIGTPYWMAPEVIACDENPDATYDNRSDLWSLGITALEMAESQPPLCDLHPMRALFLIPRNPPPRLKSKKWAKKFHGFIETVLVKDYHQRPYTEQLLKHPFIRDQPTERQVRIQLKDHIDRCKKRKQEKERDDYRYSGSENEEDEPALAGEASSIVQAPGGDTLRRNFQQIQEGRTLTQEVAPQPPAAKEKPNSRSQRDIPEPGPPARPAIPHRLIVVPDPQPPSRPLPPTPRDDPRQPHKVSTPPSNHQPLIGGGGSGGSGGQAASQRNSHVFKPMDLDMLAAQLNELGVSQGPEAPPRPNRQHKGPTASSTSNSGQPASSNDQNNKQMPQSSSILDPALSVESDSDDDLEDAGGNNARNDGTLLASDPPKPLPEFSPFRPSADPSTTSSHNAQNSHLEGKPKGGAPNRPLPPTPDEEESGDRTLVMKRKLSQMSDDRGTISNRRSEADEQLLLKEWDFTRFFQGFNERLDKMKQEHPQETAETSKSVNEDHLSSSSTEKTLKRQEQLSSRRKYENQSQQQQQQQQQQQQQQQHQKQQQQQQQQQLKAVHRRQESDSKLGNTSSAFARAFRRENSDFFPSARHSAYLQKSDSSRSSIFSSGNRRGSEISVVGIAGKKGNAVSAGEPVLTDFSFGRDGLQRPRREKTESEIVFGSRHEARRFDFGRDKDDTTRRRSCRPSDAVSAVVDEAGTIKSTASTTASEYSPIVTQNREGGDRSRGGGSGGDFQRSDSSPGSRPSSVLPDLLTSSPGQRQDKTTSEEYRQAVKAPTPFALQQKQRSFLTFGFGAGPARRESHVNVNVTPTSHDLASDTPEIRKYKKRFNSEILCAALWGVNLLIGTENGLVLLDRSGQGKVYQLINRRRFQQMEVLEGQNILVTISGKKNRVRVYYLSWLKSKILRTDGHSDQVERRNGWINVGDLQGAVHFKIVKYERIKFLVIALKDSIEIYAWAPKPYHKFMAFKSFGELAHRPLLVDLTIEEGTRLKVIYGSADGFHAVDLDSATVYDIYLPKHTQGPICPHCIVALPNSNGMQLLLCYDNEGVYVNTYGRLSKTMVLQWGEMPTSVAYIGTGQIMGWGNKAIEIRSVESGHLDGVFMHKKAQRLKFLCERNDKVFFSSAKGGSACQIYFMTLNKPGMANW from the exons ATGGCGCATAATTTGGCACCGAGCGTCAATTGTTCGCTCGACGACATTGATCTGAACGCTTTGAAG GAACCTGCTGGTATCTTCGAATTGATAGAAGTCGTTGGTAATGGAACCTATGGCCAAGTTTATAAA GGTCGACACACAAAAACTGGCCAATTGGCGGCCATTAAAGTTATGGACGTTACGGAA gacgaggaggaggaaaTCAAATTAGAAATAAATGTATTAAAAAGG TATTCGAATCACAGAAATATAGCAACGTATTATGGTGCCTTCGTCAAGAAGTCATCACCTGGAAAGGATGATCAGCTGTGGTTGGTTATGGAATACTGCGGAGCTGGCTCCGTTACGGATCTTGTCAAGTCAACTAAAGGCCAGAGTTTAAAGGAGGAATGGATTGCTTATATATCACGGGAAATATTGAGAGGACTTAGTTATcttcacagcaataaagttatacacAGGGATATCAAAGGACAAAATGTTCTGTTGACTGATAATGCTGAAGTTAAGCTTG TCGATTTTGGCGTTAGTGCACAATTAGACCGGACAATAGGTAGGAGAAATACATTTATTGGAACACCATATTGGATGGCTCCGGAGGTAATAGCCTGTGATGAAAATCCAGACGCTACATACGATAATAGAAGTGATCTTTGGTCATTGGGAATAACCGCTTTAGAAATGGCCGAATCACAACCTCCCCTTTGCGATCTTCATCCAATGCGA GCTTTATTTCTGATCCCACGTAATCCACCACCAAGACTGAAGTCGAAAAAATGGGCGAAGAAGTTCCACGGTTTTATTGAAACGGTTTTAGTAAAAGATTATCATCAGAGGCCGTATACAGAGCAGCTCCTTAAACATCCATTTATTCGGGACCAACCAACCGAAAGACAAGTTAGGATACAACTTAAAGATCATATTGATCGCTGTAAAAAGCGTAAACAAGAAAAAG AAAGGGACGATTATCGATATAGTGGTAGTGAGAATGAGGAAGATGAGCCAGCATTAGCTGGTGAAGCATCATCCATAGTTCAAGCACCTGGTGGTGATACGTTGCGTAGAAATTTCCAACAAATTCAGGAAGGTAGGACTTTGACTCAAGAAGTAGCTCCTCAACCGCCTGCTGCTAAAGAAAAACCGAATAGCAGATCTCAAAGAGATATACCAGAACCAGGACCACCTGCACGACCTGCCATTCCACACAGACTAATCG TAGTTCCAGACCCACAACCACCATCTCGGCCATTACCACCAACACCTAGGGACGATCCACGGCAACCGCACAAAGTTTCGACACCGCCTTCCAATCATCAGCCGCTTATTGGTGGAGGTGGCAGCGGAGGTTCTGGTGGTCAAGCTGCATCGCAAAGGAACAGTCATGTGTTCAAACCTATG GACTTGGACATGCTGGCCGCTCAACTCAACGAGCTTGGTGTGTCACAGGGCCCAGAGGCCCCGCCAAGGCCGAATAGACAGCATAAAGGCCCTACTGCATCGTCAACGTCAAATTCTGGTCAGCCTGCAAGCAGTAATGATCAAAACAACAAACAAATGCCACAGTCTTCCAGTATACTCGATCCA GCTTTATCCGTTGAAAGTGATAGCGACGACGATCTTGAAGATGCAGGGGGAAATAATGCTAGGAACGATGGTACATTACTTGCCAGTGATCCACCTAAGCCTTT ACCCGAATTTTCTCCTTTCAGACCGTCTGCGGATCCGTCGACGACGTCGTCGCACAATGCTCAGAACTCGCACCTCGAAGGTAAGCCGAAAG GCGGAGCACCAAATCGGCCACTTCCACCGACCCCTGACGAGGAAGAATCAGGAGATCGTACGCTAGTCATGAAACGG AAACTTAGTCAGATGTCAGACGATCGCGGCACCATCAGCAACCGGCGCTCCGAGGCTGACGAGCAACTTCTGTTGAAGGAGTGGGATTTCACCCGCTTCTTCCAAGGTTTTAACGAAAGATTGGATAAAATGAAACAAGAACATCCGCAAGAGACAGCGGAGACGAGTAAGTCTGTTAACGAGGATCATCTGTCTTCGTCGTCCACGGAGAAAACGTTAAAGAGGCAAGAACAGTTATCATCGCGTAGGAAGTACGAGAATCAatcgcaacagcagcagcaacaacaacagcagcagcagcaacagcagcagcatcaaaagcagcaacagcagcagcaacagcaacaattAAAAGCGGTGCATAGACGGCAAGAAAGCGATTCGAAGCTTGGCAATACGTCCAGCGCTTTTGCACGTGCCTTCCGTCGCGAGAATTCCGACTTTTTCCCATCCGCGAGACACTCTGCATATTTACAGAAGTCTGATTCATCAAGATCGAGCATATTCTCGAGCGGTAACCGCCGCGGAAGCGAGATAAGTGTTGTTGGTATCGCCGGAAAGAAAGGCAATGCTGTCAGTGCCGGCGAGCCGGTTCTAACAGACTTTTCGTTCGGCCGTGACGGTCTTCAGAGGCCTAGAAGAGAGAAAACCGAGAGCGAGATCGTTTTCGGTAGTAGACACGAGGCCAGAAGGTTCGACTTTGGACGCGATAAAGATGACACTACGAGAAGACGCAGTTGTAGACCATCTGACGCGGTTTCTGCCGTGGTTGACGAAGCAGGAACTATTAAATCTACGGCCAGTACAACGGCTAGCGAGTACAGCCCCATTGTCACCCAG AACCGAGAAGGTGGTGATCGTTCGAGAGGCGGCGGTAGCGGTGGTGACTTCCAAAGGTCAGACTCATCGCCTGGATCACGACCCAGTTCCGTCCTACCGGATCTTCTCACCTCGTCGCCGGGTCAACGACAGGATAAGACAACCAGCGAAGAG TACCGACAAGCGGTTAAAGCACCGACGCCATTTGCACTCCAACAGAAGCAGAGATCGTTTCTCACCTTCGGGTTCGGCGCCGGACCAGCCAGAAGAGAATCTCATGTGAATGTTAACGTAACACCGACCAGTCATGATCTAGCGTCCGACACGCCGGAGATACGCAAATATAAGAAACGTTTTAACAGCGAAATACTTTGCGCGGCACTTTGGG GAGTGAACCTTTTAATTGGCACGGAGAACGGTCTTGTATTATTGGACAGAAGCGGCCAGGGCAAAGTTTACCAATTAATAAATAGGAGACGATTTCAACAGATGGAAGTCCTCGAGGGGCAAAATATTTTGGTTACAATTAGCGGGAAAAAGAATCGAGTACGGGTGTATTACCTTTCCTGGCTTAAAAGTAAGATTCTAAGGACCGACGGACACAGTGAC CAAGTCGAACGACGCAATGGATGGATAAACGTTGGCGATCTTCAGGGAGCGGTACATTTTAAGATAGTTAAGTACGAGAGAATAAAGTTTCTTGTTATCGCGCTGAAAGATTCGATAGAAATATACGCCTGGGCACCGAAGCCTTACCACAAGTTCATGGCTTTCAAATCGTTCGGTGAACTGGCGCACAGACCGCTGCTTGTCGATCTTACCATAGAAGAAGGCACGAGGTTAAAAGTAATTTATGGCAGTGCCGATGGTTTCCACGCTGTTGATTTAGACTCCGCTACGgtttatgatatttatctgcCGAAACAT ACTCAGGGCCCCATTTGTCCGCATTGCATCGTTGCATTGCCGAATAGTAACGGCAtgcaattattattatgttaCGATAACGAAGGTGTATACGTAAACACTTATGGTAGACTTTCCAAAACCATGGTTCTTCAATGGGGCGAGATGCCCACTAGCGTTGCATATATCGGTACAGGGCAAATCATGGGCTGGGGTAACAAGGCTATTGAGATTCGAAGCGTAGAAAGTGGACACCTCGATGGTGTTTTCATGCATAAGAAAGCTCAACGGCTCAAGTTCCTTTGCGAGCGTAATGATAAG GTATTTTTCTCGTCAGCAAAAGGCGGAAGCGCATGCCAGATTTACTTCATGACATTAAATAAACCTGGCATGGCTAACTGGTGA